The sequence TTGAAACCTGCCGCCGGGCAAAAAAAAGCCCCGAAAAAAAACGGGGCCAGACAATGGATGGAAATGAAGGGAATGAGTTCAGGCTGAGGAAGAATAGTTCTTGATTAGACCGAGCTTCATCTTGACACCAATGGATTTATATTTCTCCACCTCGATGAGCTGCTTCAGGGTTTCTACTTTCTTGATATCATTGAAAGAATACTGGCGACGGTTGGTATCGGTACGTTGAGGCTGTAAGAATTCGCTGAATTCCTTTTCCCAGTATCTAAGCGTTGTCTTTTTCACGCCGGTCAGCTTAGATACCTGATCAATATTTAACAAAACCTTTTGCATCACCTCATTGGTTTTCATAAGTTCTCCCCTGGCTGATCGGTTCCCTTCTCAATCTTGCAGGCTAAATTACAACTCCCTGCTTATTTTATCGGCCTTTATTTAAAAAAGTTTAATAAAACTTGAATAAAAAAGCAAATCTAAATATCATCTTTATACTTTCTCTGAATAAATATATAATACACCTTTATCTTATCTATTGTATCGGTCAAAGGAGATAGAATCTTTAATAATTTATTTAAAACAAAATTGATATATCTTGTGTTGGCATAACAGATTGATTTTAAAAGCTTTTTAAGGAGGTCATGTTTTGGAGGAATTCTGTTATAAATGTGGGCGTCCTCTCAAAGACGAGGAACTGCAGTACGGGGTCAAGATCGAGTTGATCTCCCTTTTTCATGGTTATCTCGAGGAACCGGAAGGAGATGTAGACGAGGAAATAGAGCGGCTAATCGAGGCTGTGGGCCGTCAGGACCCCCGGGAGGTTGAAAAGGACGTGGCCCAGATCATATACCTGGTCCTTTGTCGGTCCTGCCGCAATCGTCTGGTAAAGGAGTGGGATGTCAAAAAGGTGCTTCACTGACGTTTATAAGGATGCTTGATTTATCCGTTTGGAAAAGTTTGAAGAAAGGAGGAGTTCAAACTTCTGGCTAGCCAAAGGCTTTCAACCCCCAAAAACCTCCATCCAGTCATCAATAGTGATCCCTGGAGTTTCAACGTTCTCATCCTCATAGAATTCAGTCAGGATTTTATGGAGCTTTTCTACTGGTTTTCCCTCGATCATTGATTCAAGCCGGCTGATCGCATTCTC is a genomic window of Deltaproteobacteria bacterium containing:
- a CDS encoding MerR family transcriptional regulator, whose protein sequence is MKTNEVMQKVLLNIDQVSKLTGVKKTTLRYWEKEFSEFLQPQRTDTNRRQYSFNDIKKVETLKQLIEVEKYKSIGVKMKLGLIKNYSSSA